Proteins co-encoded in one Sus scrofa isolate TJ Tabasco breed Duroc chromosome 14, Sscrofa11.1, whole genome shotgun sequence genomic window:
- the LOC100152722 gene encoding protein HIRA isoform X6 has protein sequence MYLASGGDDKLIMVWKRATYIGPSTVFSSSGKLANVEQWRCVSILRSHSGDVMDVAWSPHDAWLASCSVDNTVVIWNAVKFPEILATLRGHSGLVKGLTWDPVGKYIASQADDRSLKVWRTLDWQLETSITKPFDECGGTTHVLRLSWSPDGHYLVSAHAMNNSGPTAQIIEREGWKTNMDFVGHRKAVTVVKFNPKIFKKKQKNGSSAKPSCPYCCCAVGSKDRSLSVWLTCLKRPLVVIHELFDKSIMDISWTLNGLGILVCSMDGSVAFLDFSQDELGDPLSEEEKSRIHQSTYGKSLAIMTEAQLSTAVIENPEMLKYQRRQQQQQLDQKSTTARETGSTASVAGVVNGESLEDIRKNLLKKQVETRTADGRRRITPLCIAQLDTGDFSTAFFNSIPLSGSLAGTVLTSHSSPQLLPLDSSTPASFGTKPSTESVASARPAGDSVSKDSVNATSTPAASSPSVLTTPSKIEPMKAFDSRFTERSKATPGAPALASLTPTAVERLKEQSLVKELRPRDVLESSSDSDEKVPVAKPSSLSKRKLDLEVETVEKKKKGRPRKDSRLMPMSLSMQSPAALTAEKDAMCLSVPAPALKLPMPGPQRAFTLQVSSDPSMYIEVENEVTTVGGTKLSRLKCSREGKEWETVLTGRILTAAGSCDVVCVACEKRLLSVFSTCGRRLLPPILLPSPISTLHCTGSYVMALTAAATLSVWDVHRQVVVVKEEPLHSILAGSDMTVSQILLTQHGIPVMNLSDGKAYCFNPSLSTWNLVSDKQDSLAQCADFRSSLPPQDAMLCSGPLAIVQGRASTSGRQAARLFSVPHAVQREATLAYLESQVAAALTLQSSHEYRHWLLLYARYLVNEGFEYRLREICKDLLGPVHSSTGSQWESTVVGLRKRDLLKELLPVIGQNLRFQRLFTECQEQLDILRDK, from the exons ATGTGATGGATGTAGCATGGTCTCCCCATGATGCTTGGCTGGCCTCGTGCAGCGTGGACAACACTGTGGTCATCTGGAACGctgtgaagttcccag AAATTCTGGCTACTCTGAGAGGTCATTCAGGCCTGGTGAAGGGGTTGACTTGGGACCCTGTTGGTAAATACATTGCCTCTCAAGCTGATGACCGCAGCCTGAAGGTGTGGAGGACGCTGGACTGGCAATTAGAGACCAGCATCACCAAGCCCTTTGACGAG TGTGGAGGGACGACCCATGTGCTGCGGCTCAGCTGGTCACCTGACGGGCACTACCTGGTGTCTGCCCATGCCATGAACAACTCTGGCCCCACTGCCCAGATTATCGAACGGGAGGGCTGGAAGACCAACATGGACTTTGTTGGGCACCGGAAAGCTGTGACGGTCGTG AAATTCAACCCAAAAATcttcaagaagaaacagaagaatggGAGCTCTGCAAAGCCTAGCTGCCCATACTGCTGCTGTGCTGTTGGCAGCAAGGATCGCTCGCTGTCTGTCTGG CTCACGTGTCTGAAGCGGCCGTTGGTTGTTATCCATGAGCTATTTGACAAATCCATTATGGACATTTCTTG GACGCTGAACGGGCTGGGCATCCTGGTATGCTCCATGGACGGGTCTGTGGCGTTCCTCGATTTCTCCCAGGACGAGCTCGGGGACCCCCTGAGTGAGGAGGAGAAG AGCCGCATTCACCAGTCCACCTATGGCAAGAGCTTGGCCATCATGACTGAAGCCCAACTGTCTACTGCTGTCATTGAGAACCCCGAGATGCTTAAGTACCAGCGAcggcaacagcagcagcagctggaccAGAAGAGTACCACGGCCAGAGAGACAGGCTCCACTGCCTCAGTTGCTGGCGTCGTCAATGGGGAGAGTCTGGAGGATATCAGGAAG AATCTTCTAAAGAAACAAGTGGAGACTCGGACAGCGGATGGCCGGAGGAGAATCACACCACTCTGCATAGCACAGCTGGACACCGG GGACTTCTCCACAGCGTTCTTCAACAGCATCCCACTCTCGGGCTCCCTGGCAGGCACTGTGCTCACCTCACACAGCAGTCCACAGCTGCTGCCCCTGGACTCCAGCACCCCCGCCTCCTTTGGCACGAAGCCTTCCACGGAGTCGGTGGCCAGCGCCAGGCCTGCAGGCGATTCTGTTAGTAAGGACAG TGTGAACGCTACCTCCACCCCTGCGGCATCATCGCCCTCAGTGTTGACAACCCCGTCCAAAATTGAACCTATGAAAGCATTCGACTCCCGATTCACGGAGCGGTCTAAAGCCACACCAGGTGCTCCTGCCTTGGCCAGTTTGACTCCGACGGCCGTGGAAAG GTTGAAAGAGCAGAGCCTTGTGAAGGAGCTGAGGCCCCGGGATGTCCTGGAGAGCAGCAGTGACAGCGACGAGAAGGTCCCTGTGGCCAAGCCCTCCTCGCTTTCTAAGCGGAAGCTGGACCTGGAGGTGGAGACagtggagaagaagaagaaagggcgGCCTCGGAAGGACTCCCGGCTCATGCCCATGTCCCTATCCATGCAG TCCCCCGCCGCCCTGACTGCAGAGAAGGATGCCATGTGTTTGTCTGTCCCAGCACCTGCACTGAAGCTGCCCATGCCGGGTCCCCAGAGAGCGTTCACCCTCCAG GTGAGCTCCGACCCCTCCATGTACATCGAGGTGGAGAATGAGGTGACGACTGTGGGGGGCACAAAGCTGAGCCGCTTGAAGTGTAGCCgggaagggaaggagtgggagacGGTGCTCACTGGCCGGATCCTCACCGCTGCCGGCAGCTG TGATGTGGTGTGTGTCGCCTGTGAAAAGAGGCTGCTGTCAGTCTTCTCCACCTGTGGGCGccgcctcctccctcccatcctcctgCCGTCCCCGATCTCCACTTTGCACTGCACCGGCTCCTACGTCATGGCCCTCACCGCTGCGGCCACGCTGTCTGTCTG GGACGTTCACAGACAGGTGGTGGTGGTCAAGGAAGAGCCTCTCCACTCCATCCTGGCAG GAAGTGACATGACAGTTTCACAGATCTTGTTGACACAGCATGGAATCCCCGTGATGAACCTGTCTGATGGGAAGGCCTACTGCTTTAACCCATCACTGTCTACATG GAACCTGGTTTCTGACAAGCAGGACTCCTTGGCCCAGTGCGCAGACTTCAGGAGCAGTCTGCCTCCCCAGGACGCCATGCTGTGCTCAGGGCCCTTAGCCATAGTCCAGGGCCGCGCCTCCAC CTCAGGTCGGCAGGCGGCCCGGCTTTTCTCCGTGCCGCATGCTGTGCAGCGGGAAGCCACCCTGGCCTACCTGGAGAGCCAGGTTGCCGCAGCACTCACCCTGCAGTCCAGCCACGAGTACCGCCACTGGCTCCTCCTCTACGCCCGGTACCTCGTGAATGAAG GGTTTGAATACCGACTCCGAGAAATATGCAAGGACTTACTGGGTCCGGTTCACTCCTCCACTGGAAGCCAGTGGGAGTCCACAGTAGTG GGTCTGCGGAAGAGGGATCTGCTGAAGGAGCTGCTGCCTGTCATAGGGCAGAACCTCCGCTTCCAGCGCCTCTTCACCGAGTGTCAGGAACAGCTCGACATCCTGAGAGACAAGTAG
- the LOC100152722 gene encoding protein HIRA isoform X8 yields MDVAWSPHDAWLASCSVDNTVVIWNAVKFPEILATLRGHSGLVKGLTWDPVGKYIASQADDRSLKVWRTLDWQLETSITKPFDECGGTTHVLRLSWSPDGHYLVSAHAMNNSGPTAQIIEREGWKTNMDFVGHRKAVTVVKFNPKIFKKKQKNGSSAKPSCPYCCCAVGSKDRSLSVWLTCLKRPLVVIHELFDKSIMDISWTLNGLGILVCSMDGSVAFLDFSQDELGDPLSEEEKSRIHQSTYGKSLAIMTEAQLSTAVIENPEMLKYQRRQQQQQLDQKSTTARETGSTASVAGVVNGESLEDIRKNLLKKQVETRTADGRRRITPLCIAQLDTGDFSTAFFNSIPLSGSLAGTVLTSHSSPQLLPLDSSTPASFGTKPSTESVASARPAGDSVSKDSVNATSTPAASSPSVLTTPSKIEPMKAFDSRFTERSKATPGAPALASLTPTAVERLKEQSLVKELRPRDVLESSSDSDEKVPVAKPSSLSKRKLDLEVETVEKKKKGRPRKDSRLMPMSLSMQSPAALTAEKDAMCLSVPAPALKLPMPGPQRAFTLQVSSDPSMYIEVENEVTTVGGTKLSRLKCSREGKEWETVLTGRILTAAGSCDVVCVACEKRLLSVFSTCGRRLLPPILLPSPISTLHCTGSYVMALTAAATLSVWDVHRQVVVVKEEPLHSILAGSDMTVSQILLTQHGIPVMNLSDGKAYCFNPSLSTWNLVSDKQDSLAQCADFRSSLPPQDAMLCSGPLAIVQGRASTSSGRQAARLFSVPHAVQREATLAYLESQVAAALTLQSSHEYRHWLLLYARYLVNEGFEYRLREICKDLLGPVHSSTGSQWESTVVGLRKRDLLKELLPVIGQNLRFQRLFTECQEQLDILRDK; encoded by the exons ATGGATGTAGCATGGTCTCCCCATGATGCTTGGCTGGCCTCGTGCAGCGTGGACAACACTGTGGTCATCTGGAACGctgtgaagttcccag AAATTCTGGCTACTCTGAGAGGTCATTCAGGCCTGGTGAAGGGGTTGACTTGGGACCCTGTTGGTAAATACATTGCCTCTCAAGCTGATGACCGCAGCCTGAAGGTGTGGAGGACGCTGGACTGGCAATTAGAGACCAGCATCACCAAGCCCTTTGACGAG TGTGGAGGGACGACCCATGTGCTGCGGCTCAGCTGGTCACCTGACGGGCACTACCTGGTGTCTGCCCATGCCATGAACAACTCTGGCCCCACTGCCCAGATTATCGAACGGGAGGGCTGGAAGACCAACATGGACTTTGTTGGGCACCGGAAAGCTGTGACGGTCGTG AAATTCAACCCAAAAATcttcaagaagaaacagaagaatggGAGCTCTGCAAAGCCTAGCTGCCCATACTGCTGCTGTGCTGTTGGCAGCAAGGATCGCTCGCTGTCTGTCTGG CTCACGTGTCTGAAGCGGCCGTTGGTTGTTATCCATGAGCTATTTGACAAATCCATTATGGACATTTCTTG GACGCTGAACGGGCTGGGCATCCTGGTATGCTCCATGGACGGGTCTGTGGCGTTCCTCGATTTCTCCCAGGACGAGCTCGGGGACCCCCTGAGTGAGGAGGAGAAG AGCCGCATTCACCAGTCCACCTATGGCAAGAGCTTGGCCATCATGACTGAAGCCCAACTGTCTACTGCTGTCATTGAGAACCCCGAGATGCTTAAGTACCAGCGAcggcaacagcagcagcagctggaccAGAAGAGTACCACGGCCAGAGAGACAGGCTCCACTGCCTCAGTTGCTGGCGTCGTCAATGGGGAGAGTCTGGAGGATATCAGGAAG AATCTTCTAAAGAAACAAGTGGAGACTCGGACAGCGGATGGCCGGAGGAGAATCACACCACTCTGCATAGCACAGCTGGACACCGG GGACTTCTCCACAGCGTTCTTCAACAGCATCCCACTCTCGGGCTCCCTGGCAGGCACTGTGCTCACCTCACACAGCAGTCCACAGCTGCTGCCCCTGGACTCCAGCACCCCCGCCTCCTTTGGCACGAAGCCTTCCACGGAGTCGGTGGCCAGCGCCAGGCCTGCAGGCGATTCTGTTAGTAAGGACAG TGTGAACGCTACCTCCACCCCTGCGGCATCATCGCCCTCAGTGTTGACAACCCCGTCCAAAATTGAACCTATGAAAGCATTCGACTCCCGATTCACGGAGCGGTCTAAAGCCACACCAGGTGCTCCTGCCTTGGCCAGTTTGACTCCGACGGCCGTGGAAAG GTTGAAAGAGCAGAGCCTTGTGAAGGAGCTGAGGCCCCGGGATGTCCTGGAGAGCAGCAGTGACAGCGACGAGAAGGTCCCTGTGGCCAAGCCCTCCTCGCTTTCTAAGCGGAAGCTGGACCTGGAGGTGGAGACagtggagaagaagaagaaagggcgGCCTCGGAAGGACTCCCGGCTCATGCCCATGTCCCTATCCATGCAG TCCCCCGCCGCCCTGACTGCAGAGAAGGATGCCATGTGTTTGTCTGTCCCAGCACCTGCACTGAAGCTGCCCATGCCGGGTCCCCAGAGAGCGTTCACCCTCCAG GTGAGCTCCGACCCCTCCATGTACATCGAGGTGGAGAATGAGGTGACGACTGTGGGGGGCACAAAGCTGAGCCGCTTGAAGTGTAGCCgggaagggaaggagtgggagacGGTGCTCACTGGCCGGATCCTCACCGCTGCCGGCAGCTG TGATGTGGTGTGTGTCGCCTGTGAAAAGAGGCTGCTGTCAGTCTTCTCCACCTGTGGGCGccgcctcctccctcccatcctcctgCCGTCCCCGATCTCCACTTTGCACTGCACCGGCTCCTACGTCATGGCCCTCACCGCTGCGGCCACGCTGTCTGTCTG GGACGTTCACAGACAGGTGGTGGTGGTCAAGGAAGAGCCTCTCCACTCCATCCTGGCAG GAAGTGACATGACAGTTTCACAGATCTTGTTGACACAGCATGGAATCCCCGTGATGAACCTGTCTGATGGGAAGGCCTACTGCTTTAACCCATCACTGTCTACATG GAACCTGGTTTCTGACAAGCAGGACTCCTTGGCCCAGTGCGCAGACTTCAGGAGCAGTCTGCCTCCCCAGGACGCCATGCTGTGCTCAGGGCCCTTAGCCATAGTCCAGGGCCGCGCCTCCAC CAGCTCAGGTCGGCAGGCGGCCCGGCTTTTCTCCGTGCCGCATGCTGTGCAGCGGGAAGCCACCCTGGCCTACCTGGAGAGCCAGGTTGCCGCAGCACTCACCCTGCAGTCCAGCCACGAGTACCGCCACTGGCTCCTCCTCTACGCCCGGTACCTCGTGAATGAAG GGTTTGAATACCGACTCCGAGAAATATGCAAGGACTTACTGGGTCCGGTTCACTCCTCCACTGGAAGCCAGTGGGAGTCCACAGTAGTG GGTCTGCGGAAGAGGGATCTGCTGAAGGAGCTGCTGCCTGTCATAGGGCAGAACCTCCGCTTCCAGCGCCTCTTCACCGAGTGTCAGGAACAGCTCGACATCCTGAGAGACAAGTAG
- the LOC100152722 gene encoding protein HIRA isoform X5 has protein sequence MYLASGGDDKLIMVWKRATYIGPSTVFSSSGKLANVEQWRCVSILRSHSGDVMDVAWSPHDAWLASCSVDNTVVIWNAVKFPEILATLRGHSGLVKGLTWDPVGKYIASQADDRSLKVWRTLDWQLETSITKPFDECGGTTHVLRLSWSPDGHYLVSAHAMNNSGPTAQIIEREGWKTNMDFVGHRKAVTVVKFNPKIFKKKQKNGSSAKPSCPYCCCAVGSKDRSLSVWLTCLKRPLVVIHELFDKSIMDISWTLNGLGILVCSMDGSVAFLDFSQDELGDPLSEEEKSRIHQSTYGKSLAIMTEAQLSTAVIENPEMLKYQRRQQQQQLDQKSTTARETGSTASVAGVVNGESLEDIRKNLLKKQVETRTADGRRRITPLCIAQLDTGDFSTAFFNSIPLSGSLAGTVLTSHSSPQLLPLDSSTPASFGTKPSTESVASARPAGDSVSKDSVNATSTPAASSPSVLTTPSKIEPMKAFDSRFTERSKATPGAPALASLTPTAVERLKEQSLVKELRPRDVLESSSDSDEKVPVAKPSSLSKRKLDLEVETVEKKKKGRPRKDSRLMPMSLSMQSPAALTAEKDAMCLSVPAPALKLPMPGPQRAFTLQVSSDPSMYIEVENEVTTVGGTKLSRLKCSREGKEWETVLTGRILTAAGSCDVVCVACEKRLLSVFSTCGRRLLPPILLPSPISTLHCTGSYVMALTAAATLSVWDVHRQVVVVKEEPLHSILAGSDMTVSQILLTQHGIPVMNLSDGKAYCFNPSLSTWNLVSDKQDSLAQCADFRSSLPPQDAMLCSGPLAIVQGRASTSSGRQAARLFSVPHAVQREATLAYLESQVAAALTLQSSHEYRHWLLLYARYLVNEGFEYRLREICKDLLGPVHSSTGSQWESTVVGLRKRDLLKELLPVIGQNLRFQRLFTECQEQLDILRDK, from the exons ATGTGATGGATGTAGCATGGTCTCCCCATGATGCTTGGCTGGCCTCGTGCAGCGTGGACAACACTGTGGTCATCTGGAACGctgtgaagttcccag AAATTCTGGCTACTCTGAGAGGTCATTCAGGCCTGGTGAAGGGGTTGACTTGGGACCCTGTTGGTAAATACATTGCCTCTCAAGCTGATGACCGCAGCCTGAAGGTGTGGAGGACGCTGGACTGGCAATTAGAGACCAGCATCACCAAGCCCTTTGACGAG TGTGGAGGGACGACCCATGTGCTGCGGCTCAGCTGGTCACCTGACGGGCACTACCTGGTGTCTGCCCATGCCATGAACAACTCTGGCCCCACTGCCCAGATTATCGAACGGGAGGGCTGGAAGACCAACATGGACTTTGTTGGGCACCGGAAAGCTGTGACGGTCGTG AAATTCAACCCAAAAATcttcaagaagaaacagaagaatggGAGCTCTGCAAAGCCTAGCTGCCCATACTGCTGCTGTGCTGTTGGCAGCAAGGATCGCTCGCTGTCTGTCTGG CTCACGTGTCTGAAGCGGCCGTTGGTTGTTATCCATGAGCTATTTGACAAATCCATTATGGACATTTCTTG GACGCTGAACGGGCTGGGCATCCTGGTATGCTCCATGGACGGGTCTGTGGCGTTCCTCGATTTCTCCCAGGACGAGCTCGGGGACCCCCTGAGTGAGGAGGAGAAG AGCCGCATTCACCAGTCCACCTATGGCAAGAGCTTGGCCATCATGACTGAAGCCCAACTGTCTACTGCTGTCATTGAGAACCCCGAGATGCTTAAGTACCAGCGAcggcaacagcagcagcagctggaccAGAAGAGTACCACGGCCAGAGAGACAGGCTCCACTGCCTCAGTTGCTGGCGTCGTCAATGGGGAGAGTCTGGAGGATATCAGGAAG AATCTTCTAAAGAAACAAGTGGAGACTCGGACAGCGGATGGCCGGAGGAGAATCACACCACTCTGCATAGCACAGCTGGACACCGG GGACTTCTCCACAGCGTTCTTCAACAGCATCCCACTCTCGGGCTCCCTGGCAGGCACTGTGCTCACCTCACACAGCAGTCCACAGCTGCTGCCCCTGGACTCCAGCACCCCCGCCTCCTTTGGCACGAAGCCTTCCACGGAGTCGGTGGCCAGCGCCAGGCCTGCAGGCGATTCTGTTAGTAAGGACAG TGTGAACGCTACCTCCACCCCTGCGGCATCATCGCCCTCAGTGTTGACAACCCCGTCCAAAATTGAACCTATGAAAGCATTCGACTCCCGATTCACGGAGCGGTCTAAAGCCACACCAGGTGCTCCTGCCTTGGCCAGTTTGACTCCGACGGCCGTGGAAAG GTTGAAAGAGCAGAGCCTTGTGAAGGAGCTGAGGCCCCGGGATGTCCTGGAGAGCAGCAGTGACAGCGACGAGAAGGTCCCTGTGGCCAAGCCCTCCTCGCTTTCTAAGCGGAAGCTGGACCTGGAGGTGGAGACagtggagaagaagaagaaagggcgGCCTCGGAAGGACTCCCGGCTCATGCCCATGTCCCTATCCATGCAG TCCCCCGCCGCCCTGACTGCAGAGAAGGATGCCATGTGTTTGTCTGTCCCAGCACCTGCACTGAAGCTGCCCATGCCGGGTCCCCAGAGAGCGTTCACCCTCCAG GTGAGCTCCGACCCCTCCATGTACATCGAGGTGGAGAATGAGGTGACGACTGTGGGGGGCACAAAGCTGAGCCGCTTGAAGTGTAGCCgggaagggaaggagtgggagacGGTGCTCACTGGCCGGATCCTCACCGCTGCCGGCAGCTG TGATGTGGTGTGTGTCGCCTGTGAAAAGAGGCTGCTGTCAGTCTTCTCCACCTGTGGGCGccgcctcctccctcccatcctcctgCCGTCCCCGATCTCCACTTTGCACTGCACCGGCTCCTACGTCATGGCCCTCACCGCTGCGGCCACGCTGTCTGTCTG GGACGTTCACAGACAGGTGGTGGTGGTCAAGGAAGAGCCTCTCCACTCCATCCTGGCAG GAAGTGACATGACAGTTTCACAGATCTTGTTGACACAGCATGGAATCCCCGTGATGAACCTGTCTGATGGGAAGGCCTACTGCTTTAACCCATCACTGTCTACATG GAACCTGGTTTCTGACAAGCAGGACTCCTTGGCCCAGTGCGCAGACTTCAGGAGCAGTCTGCCTCCCCAGGACGCCATGCTGTGCTCAGGGCCCTTAGCCATAGTCCAGGGCCGCGCCTCCAC CAGCTCAGGTCGGCAGGCGGCCCGGCTTTTCTCCGTGCCGCATGCTGTGCAGCGGGAAGCCACCCTGGCCTACCTGGAGAGCCAGGTTGCCGCAGCACTCACCCTGCAGTCCAGCCACGAGTACCGCCACTGGCTCCTCCTCTACGCCCGGTACCTCGTGAATGAAG GGTTTGAATACCGACTCCGAGAAATATGCAAGGACTTACTGGGTCCGGTTCACTCCTCCACTGGAAGCCAGTGGGAGTCCACAGTAGTG GGTCTGCGGAAGAGGGATCTGCTGAAGGAGCTGCTGCCTGTCATAGGGCAGAACCTCCGCTTCCAGCGCCTCTTCACCGAGTGTCAGGAACAGCTCGACATCCTGAGAGACAAGTAG
- the LOC100152722 gene encoding protein HIRA isoform X7: protein MCSLASEAGTPPTSTEPDVMDVAWSPHDAWLASCSVDNTVVIWNAVKFPEILATLRGHSGLVKGLTWDPVGKYIASQADDRSLKVWRTLDWQLETSITKPFDECGGTTHVLRLSWSPDGHYLVSAHAMNNSGPTAQIIEREGWKTNMDFVGHRKAVTVVKFNPKIFKKKQKNGSSAKPSCPYCCCAVGSKDRSLSVWLTCLKRPLVVIHELFDKSIMDISWTLNGLGILVCSMDGSVAFLDFSQDELGDPLSEEEKSRIHQSTYGKSLAIMTEAQLSTAVIENPEMLKYQRRQQQQQLDQKSTTARETGSTASVAGVVNGESLEDIRKNLLKKQVETRTADGRRRITPLCIAQLDTGDFSTAFFNSIPLSGSLAGTVLTSHSSPQLLPLDSSTPASFGTKPSTESVASARPAGDSVSKDSVNATSTPAASSPSVLTTPSKIEPMKAFDSRFTERSKATPGAPALASLTPTAVERLKEQSLVKELRPRDVLESSSDSDEKVPVAKPSSLSKRKLDLEVETVEKKKKGRPRKDSRLMPMSLSMQSPAALTAEKDAMCLSVPAPALKLPMPGPQRAFTLQVSSDPSMYIEVENEVTTVGGTKLSRLKCSREGKEWETVLTGRILTAAGSCDVVCVACEKRLLSVFSTCGRRLLPPILLPSPISTLHCTGSYVMALTAAATLSVWDVHRQVVVVKEEPLHSILAGSDMTVSQILLTQHGIPVMNLSDGKAYCFNPSLSTWNLVSDKQDSLAQCADFRSSLPPQDAMLCSGPLAIVQGRASTSSGRQAARLFSVPHAVQREATLAYLESQVAAALTLQSSHEYRHWLLLYARYLVNEGFEYRLREICKDLLGPVHSSTGSQWESTVVGLRKRDLLKELLPVIGQNLRFQRLFTECQEQLDILRDK, encoded by the exons ATGTGCTCATTGGCGTCAGAAGCTGGGACCCCGCCCACATCCACTGAACCAG ATGTGATGGATGTAGCATGGTCTCCCCATGATGCTTGGCTGGCCTCGTGCAGCGTGGACAACACTGTGGTCATCTGGAACGctgtgaagttcccag AAATTCTGGCTACTCTGAGAGGTCATTCAGGCCTGGTGAAGGGGTTGACTTGGGACCCTGTTGGTAAATACATTGCCTCTCAAGCTGATGACCGCAGCCTGAAGGTGTGGAGGACGCTGGACTGGCAATTAGAGACCAGCATCACCAAGCCCTTTGACGAG TGTGGAGGGACGACCCATGTGCTGCGGCTCAGCTGGTCACCTGACGGGCACTACCTGGTGTCTGCCCATGCCATGAACAACTCTGGCCCCACTGCCCAGATTATCGAACGGGAGGGCTGGAAGACCAACATGGACTTTGTTGGGCACCGGAAAGCTGTGACGGTCGTG AAATTCAACCCAAAAATcttcaagaagaaacagaagaatggGAGCTCTGCAAAGCCTAGCTGCCCATACTGCTGCTGTGCTGTTGGCAGCAAGGATCGCTCGCTGTCTGTCTGG CTCACGTGTCTGAAGCGGCCGTTGGTTGTTATCCATGAGCTATTTGACAAATCCATTATGGACATTTCTTG GACGCTGAACGGGCTGGGCATCCTGGTATGCTCCATGGACGGGTCTGTGGCGTTCCTCGATTTCTCCCAGGACGAGCTCGGGGACCCCCTGAGTGAGGAGGAGAAG AGCCGCATTCACCAGTCCACCTATGGCAAGAGCTTGGCCATCATGACTGAAGCCCAACTGTCTACTGCTGTCATTGAGAACCCCGAGATGCTTAAGTACCAGCGAcggcaacagcagcagcagctggaccAGAAGAGTACCACGGCCAGAGAGACAGGCTCCACTGCCTCAGTTGCTGGCGTCGTCAATGGGGAGAGTCTGGAGGATATCAGGAAG AATCTTCTAAAGAAACAAGTGGAGACTCGGACAGCGGATGGCCGGAGGAGAATCACACCACTCTGCATAGCACAGCTGGACACCGG GGACTTCTCCACAGCGTTCTTCAACAGCATCCCACTCTCGGGCTCCCTGGCAGGCACTGTGCTCACCTCACACAGCAGTCCACAGCTGCTGCCCCTGGACTCCAGCACCCCCGCCTCCTTTGGCACGAAGCCTTCCACGGAGTCGGTGGCCAGCGCCAGGCCTGCAGGCGATTCTGTTAGTAAGGACAG TGTGAACGCTACCTCCACCCCTGCGGCATCATCGCCCTCAGTGTTGACAACCCCGTCCAAAATTGAACCTATGAAAGCATTCGACTCCCGATTCACGGAGCGGTCTAAAGCCACACCAGGTGCTCCTGCCTTGGCCAGTTTGACTCCGACGGCCGTGGAAAG GTTGAAAGAGCAGAGCCTTGTGAAGGAGCTGAGGCCCCGGGATGTCCTGGAGAGCAGCAGTGACAGCGACGAGAAGGTCCCTGTGGCCAAGCCCTCCTCGCTTTCTAAGCGGAAGCTGGACCTGGAGGTGGAGACagtggagaagaagaagaaagggcgGCCTCGGAAGGACTCCCGGCTCATGCCCATGTCCCTATCCATGCAG TCCCCCGCCGCCCTGACTGCAGAGAAGGATGCCATGTGTTTGTCTGTCCCAGCACCTGCACTGAAGCTGCCCATGCCGGGTCCCCAGAGAGCGTTCACCCTCCAG GTGAGCTCCGACCCCTCCATGTACATCGAGGTGGAGAATGAGGTGACGACTGTGGGGGGCACAAAGCTGAGCCGCTTGAAGTGTAGCCgggaagggaaggagtgggagacGGTGCTCACTGGCCGGATCCTCACCGCTGCCGGCAGCTG TGATGTGGTGTGTGTCGCCTGTGAAAAGAGGCTGCTGTCAGTCTTCTCCACCTGTGGGCGccgcctcctccctcccatcctcctgCCGTCCCCGATCTCCACTTTGCACTGCACCGGCTCCTACGTCATGGCCCTCACCGCTGCGGCCACGCTGTCTGTCTG GGACGTTCACAGACAGGTGGTGGTGGTCAAGGAAGAGCCTCTCCACTCCATCCTGGCAG GAAGTGACATGACAGTTTCACAGATCTTGTTGACACAGCATGGAATCCCCGTGATGAACCTGTCTGATGGGAAGGCCTACTGCTTTAACCCATCACTGTCTACATG GAACCTGGTTTCTGACAAGCAGGACTCCTTGGCCCAGTGCGCAGACTTCAGGAGCAGTCTGCCTCCCCAGGACGCCATGCTGTGCTCAGGGCCCTTAGCCATAGTCCAGGGCCGCGCCTCCAC CAGCTCAGGTCGGCAGGCGGCCCGGCTTTTCTCCGTGCCGCATGCTGTGCAGCGGGAAGCCACCCTGGCCTACCTGGAGAGCCAGGTTGCCGCAGCACTCACCCTGCAGTCCAGCCACGAGTACCGCCACTGGCTCCTCCTCTACGCCCGGTACCTCGTGAATGAAG GGTTTGAATACCGACTCCGAGAAATATGCAAGGACTTACTGGGTCCGGTTCACTCCTCCACTGGAAGCCAGTGGGAGTCCACAGTAGTG GGTCTGCGGAAGAGGGATCTGCTGAAGGAGCTGCTGCCTGTCATAGGGCAGAACCTCCGCTTCCAGCGCCTCTTCACCGAGTGTCAGGAACAGCTCGACATCCTGAGAGACAAGTAG